One Stigmatopora nigra isolate UIUO_SnigA chromosome 1, RoL_Snig_1.1, whole genome shotgun sequence DNA segment encodes these proteins:
- the LOC144204386 gene encoding putative pleckstrin homology domain-containing family N member 1 has product MMGCCSVTQRHTGVDEVGPDEIELMELSGDHLGVWGLGETRLQLSVRCNKDQKQPPSRCSSVPHLEKQHTHTGILWGKSKAELLKRIYSQRPIKGWEGRPAHMYGEIIHSSLVCLHSKYSQENREHFLVLFSFHLLLLSLDHIQQDFIYEGFLPLSGLSFQVISTDRDISQPPHMFEISGSMVDPKIFICANAGELQTWMKHMEDRRYKSRAHPMSSSQCPLSYLLPCDEHWKREELKEFLMHAPIWEWEGLPIRHMGPPAYISVVHIINSHRQGLQERLMILFPHDILLLSVDNKQLNITYQGRLPRRGVRASEKSCQPGRLEFELRGELLEPLQVSCTCLEDYKNWIYHLQQPDGKFHSEVSPPAPRPLPKMHRSHKEVITIDQCHVNGCR; this is encoded by the exons ATGATGGGATGCTGCAGTGTCACTCAAAGGCACACCGGCGTGGATGAAGTGGGTCCTGATGAGATCGAGTTGATGGAACTTTCTGGAGACCATTTAGG ggtGTGGGGCCTGGGAGAGACTAGACTTCAATTGTCGGTTAGGTGCAACAAGGACCAAAAACAACCGCCATCACGCTGCTCTTCGGTACCACATTTGGAGAAACAGCATACTCATACG GGGATCCTTTGGGGCAAAAGCAAAGCGGAGTTGCTCAAGCGAATCTACTCCCAGCGACCAATCAAAGGCTGGGAGGGGAGACCTGCTCACATGTATGGAGAGATCATCCACTCATCTCTTGTTTGCCTGCACAGCAAATATTCTCAG GAGAACCGTGAACATTTCCTGGTTTTATTCTCCTTCCACCTTCTGCTGCTTTCCTTGGATCACATACAGCAAGACTTTATTTATGAA ggCTTCCTTCCACTTTCAGGTCTTTCCTTTCAGGTCATTTCAACGGATCGTGATATTTCTCAGCCTCCGCACATGTTTGAGATAAGCG GTTCAATGGTTGATCCCAAGATCTTCATCTGTGCCAATGCTGGAGAGTTGCAGACGTGGATGAAACACATGGAAGACAGAAGATACAAGTCAAGGGCTCATCCAATGAGTTCATCTCAATGTCCTCTCTCTTATCTA CTACCTTGTGATGAACACTGGAAGAGAGAAGAGCTGAAGGAATTCTTGATGCATGCTCCTATATGGGAGTGGGAGGGTTTGCCTATACGACACATGGGTCCACCAGCATACATTTCAGTGGTTCATATCATCAACTCACATAGACAG ggcCTGCAGGAAAGACTGATGATTCTTTTCCCACATGACATCCTCTTGCTGTCAGTGGACAACAAGCAACTAAATATCACATACCAG GGCAGGCTGCCTCGTCGAGGTGTCAGAGCTTCGGAGAAATCATGCCAGCCGGGACGACTTGAGTTCGAGTTGCGAG GAGAACTGCTAGAGCCCCTGCAGGTCTCGTGTACCTGCCTAGAAGATTACAAGAACTGGATCTATCACTTACAGCAG cCTGATGGAAAATTCCACAGTGAAGTGAGCCCCCCTGCCCCAAGACCGCTGCCAAAGATGCACAGAAGCCACAAGGAAGTCATCACCATTGACCAATGTCATGTCAATGGATGCAGATAA